One window of Deinococcus depolymerans genomic DNA carries:
- the rsfS gene encoding ribosome silencing factor has product MTPDTTTLKQLHAIVDAARERRAEDVTVLDLTDVSSTLEYFVICTATAGLQLNAVQENIREKAMAAGLPRPSVEGPSERWLLLAFGGGVIVHIMTKDAREYYDLEGLWSDARAMDFPEAQTGTTA; this is encoded by the coding sequence ATGACCCCAGACACCACCACCCTGAAGCAACTGCACGCCATCGTGGACGCCGCCCGTGAACGCCGCGCCGAGGACGTCACCGTGCTCGACCTGACCGACGTCAGCTCCACCCTGGAGTACTTCGTGATCTGCACCGCCACCGCCGGGTTGCAGCTGAACGCCGTGCAGGAGAACATCCGCGAGAAGGCCATGGCCGCGGGCCTGCCCCGCCCCAGCGTGGAAGGCCCCAGCGAACGCTGGCTGCTGCTCGCCTTCGGCGGCGGCGTGATCGTGCACATCATGACCAAGGACGCCCGCGAGTACTACGACCTCGAGGGCCTCTGGAGCGACGCGCGCGCCATGGACTTCCCGGAAGCGCAGACCGGCACCACCGCCTGA
- a CDS encoding DUF3809 domain-containing protein, with translation MIFDAEQTFTLPYPGPPADALAFVRDPARALGRLRFLRDLRAGEGGVRGELVVPLPGLGDADLPFHSLLSLTPDGANLIPQALSGERAWVEVAGQARAEGTDLQLLPALHFTFQFRAHLATPDAQGWGGAAFEKMIRAAASRTLDRVARELPGSIQAALPAPPA, from the coding sequence GTGATCTTCGACGCCGAGCAGACCTTCACGCTGCCGTACCCCGGCCCGCCCGCCGACGCGCTGGCGTTCGTGCGTGACCCCGCCCGCGCGCTGGGCCGCCTGCGCTTCCTGCGGGACCTGCGCGCCGGCGAAGGCGGCGTGCGCGGCGAACTGGTCGTGCCGCTGCCGGGCCTGGGGGACGCCGACCTGCCGTTCCACAGCCTCCTGAGCCTCACGCCGGACGGCGCGAACCTGATCCCGCAGGCCCTGAGCGGCGAGCGCGCCTGGGTGGAGGTCGCCGGGCAGGCCCGCGCGGAGGGCACGGACCTGCAGTTGCTCCCCGCATTGCACTTCACCTTCCAGTTCCGCGCGCACCTCGCCACGCCCGACGCGCAGGGCTGGGGCGGCGCGGCCTTCGAGAAGATGATCCGCGCCGCCGCCAGCCGCACCCTGGACCGCGTGGCCCGCGAACTGCCCGGCAGCATCCAGGCCGCGCTGCCCGCCCCGCCCGCCTGA